One bacterium DNA window includes the following coding sequences:
- a CDS encoding SpoIIE family protein phosphatase: protein MMTFPARWTNRFRVAISQLLLFAGVVYFLFRWAEEDRVLYLVLAGITGTTFCVLALLYFTKTARIARRMSSVIIIAMTFCFVIVGYLFRGHIDHVIQEADLSANLDRLASYRANLNNRFMKHTEQGEFLRKRLTAEPFWRQPGILAEFLRHHSEDYFSVYLLDDQGVSLLSEPISTGYKENYPVRNLPNPAFVEPSFQPISDGNKAPVWHTLKYFIPLETAEGQKRYILLYIRTNAWLLEIKQSMPGVSVFLLHDNEIIATNEKQWNENIIRGIKNEGYGRNSVEQIFFARYPLRSDNWSVVFLQVWNTAFPNMAYAESALIRVLIFSAVFGFLTGVLLSWYLSRTILLPLSRLADDVQIVASGDQTHTLRESSSDPQDEIGALHRAIANMVKSLKESTIQTESVQRAWSDVQSELKTQSNVVKKIQGGTLRSSPLITRGLTINGRLVIAQEYNGKFYDITEPQPGFVAFAIADPAGKGAIGSFYAALMKGLLSAYWKRSDLLLQDPLRWMNELETDFMKHRDTDTRTIALGVGIINTHDHRVRLINAGSEYPVLQKKDQTQSIAIRGRALGMPQWLGSFETTTFVLATGETMFLHSNGISPDTMTDGPEKIHNTAMDSKHSDAVILKIARRESVKEHFIFTPGSDVEFDTENKIQTMMANRGFESEKIKSMLSACRETITYAARSTKPSELKKSIHVETEAWDDGVEVRITDQDNNALWNMARISEGSDQAEGKAVRARRIGAIQKLVDEVIVEQTANKTTIVLRSMK, encoded by the coding sequence ATGATGACCTTTCCTGCAAGGTGGACAAACCGTTTCCGTGTTGCAATCTCTCAGTTACTGCTTTTCGCCGGTGTCGTGTATTTTCTTTTTCGTTGGGCGGAAGAAGATCGTGTATTGTATTTAGTTTTGGCAGGTATAACCGGTACGACCTTTTGTGTGCTGGCGCTGTTATATTTTACTAAAACAGCACGTATCGCACGGCGCATGAGTTCCGTAATCATTATCGCTATGACATTTTGTTTTGTAATCGTAGGTTATCTTTTTCGCGGCCATATCGATCACGTGATACAGGAAGCGGATTTGTCGGCCAACCTTGATCGTCTGGCGTCCTATCGGGCCAACTTAAACAATCGTTTTATGAAACATACCGAACAAGGCGAGTTTTTGAGGAAACGACTTACTGCGGAACCGTTTTGGAGGCAACCGGGTATATTAGCCGAATTCCTTAGACATCATTCCGAAGATTATTTTTCAGTTTATCTCCTGGACGATCAGGGTGTAAGTCTTTTGTCTGAACCGATATCAACCGGATACAAAGAAAACTATCCCGTTCGTAATTTGCCCAATCCGGCATTCGTCGAACCGTCATTCCAGCCTATAAGCGATGGTAATAAAGCCCCTGTGTGGCACACCCTCAAATATTTTATACCTCTCGAAACCGCAGAAGGGCAAAAGCGTTATATTTTACTCTATATCAGAACGAATGCTTGGCTGCTTGAAATAAAACAATCCATGCCGGGCGTATCTGTTTTTTTGCTGCATGATAATGAGATCATCGCGACCAACGAAAAACAATGGAATGAAAACATAATACGCGGAATAAAAAACGAAGGATATGGGCGTAATTCCGTAGAACAGATTTTTTTTGCGCGATACCCGCTACGCAGTGATAACTGGTCGGTGGTTTTTTTGCAGGTATGGAATACGGCCTTTCCTAATATGGCATACGCCGAATCGGCATTGATACGTGTACTGATTTTTTCGGCCGTATTTGGATTTTTGACCGGAGTTTTGTTGAGTTGGTATCTCAGTCGTACTATTCTTTTACCCTTGAGTCGGTTGGCAGACGATGTTCAGATCGTTGCGTCCGGTGATCAAACGCATACACTTCGCGAATCTTCCTCTGATCCACAAGATGAGATCGGCGCTCTTCATCGCGCTATAGCAAACATGGTAAAATCCCTAAAGGAAAGTACGATACAAACCGAATCCGTTCAACGTGCATGGTCTGATGTACAATCGGAATTGAAGACTCAATCCAATGTTGTAAAAAAAATCCAAGGCGGTACTCTTCGGTCATCGCCGTTAATAACGCGCGGTCTGACGATCAATGGTCGTTTAGTGATAGCTCAAGAGTACAACGGAAAATTTTACGATATAACCGAACCGCAACCGGGGTTTGTTGCTTTTGCTATCGCTGATCCTGCCGGTAAAGGCGCCATCGGTTCGTTTTATGCTGCACTGATGAAGGGATTGCTGAGTGCGTATTGGAAACGCAGTGATTTGCTTCTGCAAGACCCTTTGCGATGGATGAACGAACTTGAAACGGATTTTATGAAACATCGGGATACCGATACGCGAACGATAGCGCTTGGTGTCGGAATCATCAATACCCACGACCATCGAGTACGGTTGATCAATGCGGGGTCGGAATACCCTGTTTTGCAAAAAAAGGATCAAACGCAATCTATCGCTATACGCGGTAGAGCTCTGGGTATGCCTCAATGGCTTGGTTCTTTTGAAACCACGACATTTGTATTGGCTACGGGTGAAACTATGTTTTTACACAGCAATGGAATTTCGCCCGACACGATGACCGATGGGCCGGAGAAAATTCATAACACAGCGATGGATTCGAAACATAGTGACGCCGTCATATTAAAAATAGCTCGCCGTGAAAGCGTTAAAGAGCATTTCATATTTACACCAGGGTCGGATGTAGAATTTGACACGGAAAATAAGATCCAAACGATGATGGCGAATCGTGGTTTTGAATCGGAAAAAATCAAGTCCATGCTATCCGCTTGCCGCGAAACGATAACCTATGCTGCCCGGAGTACCAAGCCGTCTGAACTGAAGAAGTCGATTCATGTCGAAACCGAAGCGTGGGATGACGGCGTCGAAGTGCGAATCACGGATCAGGATAACAATGCACTTTGGAATATGGCGAGGATTTCGGAAGGATCAGATCAAGCCGAAGGCAAAGCGGTCCGTGCGCGGCGTATTGGTGCCATACAAAAACTCGTTGATGAAGTAATCGTAGAACAAACGGCTAATAAGACAACGATAGTTTTACGATCAATGAAATAA